One window of Methanospirillum lacunae genomic DNA carries:
- a CDS encoding ABC transporter substrate-binding protein, whose protein sequence is MSNKWFYSLLVGLLLCTAVNGLVYADNTRTITDMTGRTVVVPSEIKNVLCDWMQTVVVVYGVAPDKLEAWPSAMAQTNDTKEYFPDTYESLPLVPGWKGGNGDGGNYETFISKKPDVVIVSYYPKSPDDTSAFSLVSERQQKLGSIPVVALSDTMNITNSPALIQFMGDLLGEQDQAKDLIGFYNRVVDMVTKKVASIPEDKKVKVYYCIDKDGLSTSGRLYSDLIELCGGINVATYGNLSESGVSAGSVPQVSVEQVLNWNPDVIFAEDQSFCSKVGTDPAWKDVKAVKDGRVYHVPKTGFSWFCCPPSINRIIGIPWAAKMMYPDLFKDMDLEGLIKEFHTLFYHKSISDDQVKKILNS, encoded by the coding sequence ATGTCGAATAAATGGTTTTATTCTCTTCTGGTTGGACTGCTCCTATGTACAGCAGTAAACGGTTTAGTTTATGCAGATAATACCCGGACTATCACAGATATGACTGGTCGGACTGTTGTTGTCCCATCAGAAATCAAAAACGTTCTGTGCGACTGGATGCAGACTGTGGTTGTTGTGTATGGGGTTGCTCCTGATAAGCTTGAGGCCTGGCCTTCAGCCATGGCACAGACAAATGACACGAAAGAGTATTTCCCTGATACATATGAGTCTCTCCCTCTGGTTCCCGGGTGGAAAGGAGGAAATGGAGACGGCGGTAATTATGAAACATTCATTTCAAAGAAGCCTGATGTTGTCATTGTAAGTTATTACCCAAAGAGTCCAGATGACACATCGGCATTCTCTCTCGTATCAGAGCGACAACAAAAACTTGGTTCAATCCCTGTTGTAGCGTTATCAGATACCATGAACATCACCAACTCACCTGCTCTTATACAGTTTATGGGAGATCTTCTTGGTGAGCAGGATCAAGCCAAGGATCTGATTGGATTCTATAATCGCGTTGTTGATATGGTAACGAAAAAAGTAGCATCAATCCCTGAAGATAAAAAAGTAAAAGTTTATTATTGTATTGACAAAGATGGCCTGAGCACTTCAGGCAGACTATATTCTGATCTCATTGAGTTATGTGGTGGAATAAATGTTGCAACATATGGAAACCTGAGCGAATCTGGTGTTTCAGCGGGTTCTGTCCCCCAAGTATCAGTAGAACAGGTGCTAAACTGGAATCCTGATGTGATATTTGCTGAAGACCAGAGTTTTTGTTCAAAGGTGGGAACTGATCCAGCATGGAAGGATGTAAAGGCGGTAAAGGATGGCAGAGTGTATCATGTTCCCAAAACGGGATTTTCATGGTTCTGCTGCCCTCCCAGTATCAATAGAATCATCGGGATACCCTGGGCTGCGAAAATGATGTATCCGGACCTCTTTAAAGACATGGACCTGGAAGGGCTTATTAAAGAATTTCATACGCTCTTCTATCACAAATCAATTTCAGATGATCAGGTTAAGAAAATCCTGAATTCTTAA
- a CDS encoding ABC transporter substrate-binding protein: protein MQKKFLLVFLILAICTVLCTIAYAESGAKEKTVTDMEGRTVSIPVPLQHVITVGSVPVQNSFLFALGEGNTISNDLPESFKKQGRWKYQYVFAPNLQGEPSIQTTNNQPNVEEIVKLNPDVVFTMDKPTVDLLEKSNIPVVYLSWVNDDDVKKLMTLLGEAYNKQDEASKYLKYFDDTVNKVSSVAATIPDSDRKKVLYLAYSSMSVPHKIGDWWIEKGGGISVSNATRETESLKIDAEQINTWNPDIIIVSTPDEIDAIQKDPKLADVTAIKNKAVYIAPMGAHTWANRGIETPLTVMWAAKTMYPDKFKDFDLEKVTHDFYKEFFGVDCTPDQIKDILSGKAKI, encoded by the coding sequence ATGCAGAAGAAATTCCTGTTGGTTTTTTTGATTCTTGCAATATGCACAGTATTATGTACTATAGCATATGCGGAATCAGGTGCCAAAGAAAAGACAGTCACAGATATGGAGGGTAGAACTGTCTCTATTCCTGTTCCCCTTCAGCATGTGATCACTGTGGGCTCTGTTCCAGTACAAAATAGTTTCCTGTTTGCCCTTGGAGAGGGTAATACAATTAGTAATGATCTCCCTGAATCTTTTAAAAAGCAGGGTCGATGGAAATATCAGTATGTTTTCGCTCCGAACCTTCAGGGCGAACCATCGATTCAAACGACTAATAATCAGCCAAATGTAGAGGAGATTGTCAAATTAAATCCCGATGTTGTATTTACCATGGACAAGCCGACAGTAGATCTTCTGGAAAAAAGTAATATTCCTGTTGTCTATCTCTCCTGGGTAAATGATGATGATGTTAAAAAATTGATGACATTACTTGGTGAGGCATATAACAAGCAGGATGAGGCAAGTAAGTACCTGAAATACTTTGATGATACAGTAAACAAAGTATCATCTGTGGCCGCTACTATTCCAGATAGTGATCGCAAAAAAGTACTCTACCTGGCATATAGTTCAATGTCAGTCCCGCATAAGATCGGTGACTGGTGGATAGAGAAAGGTGGAGGAATTAGTGTTAGTAATGCGACACGGGAAACAGAATCTCTAAAGATTGATGCTGAACAGATTAACACGTGGAATCCTGATATCATCATCGTTTCAACACCAGACGAAATTGATGCGATACAAAAAGATCCAAAACTTGCTGATGTTACTGCCATAAAAAACAAGGCTGTATATATTGCACCAATGGGTGCTCATACCTGGGCTAACCGTGGTATTGAGACTCCGCTAACAGTAATGTGGGCAGCCAAAACAATGTATCCTGATAAATTCAAGGATTTTGATCTCGAAAAAGTGACTCATGATTTCTATAAAGAATTCTTTGGTGTTGATTGCACTCCTGACCAAATAAAAGATATTTTGAGTGGAAAAGCTAAAATTTAA
- a CDS encoding ABC transporter substrate-binding protein, whose translation MKFNNSIHLLSSLTLAFLVLAVVVISSASASTVEVPKDVNKIGCLFGPSYEKVVILGAEDKITMASDSHQTLWPWSNIVYKDLNKIPVIIKNAQTPNIEDLVKNKPDVIFFWNTPETVQKIEDAGIPVVPAPDTKKFEDVKTSLDSYAQVLGPDAKAISKDYADYFDKKLAYVKSNIGDIPSDQRPSVYFAIRKPLQTAGANSDISEMISLAGGKSVTDGLDAGFGTDITVEQLLKWNPDYIIIDHCGASNLGSKPADQTLQEMVNDTRFSDLSAMKNQHVYISPTGVFFWDAGQQQILQLMWLAKLLHPDKFQDLNMNNEVKEFYSKFYHYELTDDQADRILKLLPPVKSGGT comes from the coding sequence ATGAAATTTAACAATTCTATCCATCTTTTAAGTTCACTAACTTTAGCATTTCTTGTACTGGCAGTTGTTGTTATTTCATCTGCAAGTGCCAGTACGGTTGAAGTGCCGAAAGATGTAAACAAAATTGGTTGTTTATTCGGACCTTCATACGAAAAAGTCGTTATTTTAGGTGCAGAAGATAAAATAACAATGGCTTCTGATTCGCACCAGACTCTTTGGCCCTGGTCAAATATTGTTTATAAAGACCTTAATAAGATACCTGTTATAATTAAAAATGCACAAACTCCAAATATTGAAGATCTCGTCAAAAACAAACCTGATGTAATCTTTTTCTGGAATACTCCTGAAACAGTGCAAAAAATAGAAGATGCCGGAATTCCTGTTGTCCCAGCTCCGGATACGAAGAAATTTGAAGACGTTAAAACATCTTTAGATTCATATGCACAGGTACTAGGTCCTGATGCAAAGGCGATCTCGAAAGATTATGCTGATTACTTTGATAAAAAATTAGCATACGTGAAATCAAACATTGGAGATATCCCCTCAGACCAGCGACCATCGGTATATTTTGCAATTCGAAAACCTCTTCAGACTGCTGGTGCCAACTCAGATATATCTGAAATGATCTCTCTTGCCGGAGGAAAAAGTGTCACTGATGGTTTAGATGCGGGATTTGGGACCGATATTACGGTAGAGCAGTTGCTGAAATGGAATCCTGATTATATAATCATTGACCATTGTGGTGCCTCTAATCTTGGATCGAAACCTGCAGATCAAACGTTACAAGAGATGGTAAATGATACACGCTTTTCGGATCTTTCTGCAATGAAGAATCAGCATGTATATATTAGTCCAACTGGAGTATTTTTCTGGGATGCAGGCCAACAACAGATTCTTCAATTGATGTGGCTGGCAAAACTCCTTCATCCTGATAAGTTCCAGGATCTCAATATGAATAATGAAGTGAAAGAATTTTATAGTAAATTCTACCATTATGAATTAACTGACGATCAGGCTGATAGGATTCTCAAATTACTTCCCCCTGTTAAATCTGGTGGAACATAA
- a CDS encoding class I SAM-dependent methyltransferase gives MSEINWETKESAEWYNQNCTHQFRKGEVLIDMLHIQEGDTILDLGCGTGQQALNVTDKIGSSGRLICVDPSSERIEIAKSKFEKRSENIRFFVGQAEDLSYISDNSINHAYFCSSFHWVDDKQKALQEVMRVLKPGGTLGMTTPDKDIPGGMRPILDAVLKKYGISDVQNTRRLLKKVTSEELQVLLHNAGFKDITIDQIVIPKEENTPGDFMNRFAKGGRLERILKDVPDDVKEDVKQDILKELQSNEKMQLNHEHHVSLFTIAAKPQK, from the coding sequence ATGAGTGAAATTAACTGGGAAACAAAAGAAAGTGCAGAGTGGTATAATCAGAATTGTACCCACCAGTTTAGGAAAGGTGAGGTTCTCATAGACATGCTCCATATCCAGGAAGGTGATACCATTTTGGATCTGGGATGTGGAACCGGCCAACAGGCCCTGAATGTTACTGATAAAATTGGAAGCTCAGGAAGATTAATCTGTGTTGATCCTTCATCTGAACGAATTGAAATTGCCAAAAGTAAGTTTGAAAAAAGATCTGAGAATATTAGATTTTTTGTTGGACAAGCTGAAGATCTCTCGTATATATCAGACAACTCGATAAATCATGCTTACTTTTGTTCTTCATTTCACTGGGTGGATGATAAACAGAAGGCTCTACAGGAAGTTATGAGAGTATTAAAGCCAGGAGGGACTCTCGGAATGACAACTCCTGATAAAGATATTCCTGGAGGCATGCGACCAATTCTTGATGCTGTCCTTAAGAAATATGGCATATCAGATGTTCAGAATACGCGTCGGTTACTAAAAAAGGTCACATCAGAAGAGCTTCAGGTCCTCCTCCATAATGCAGGTTTTAAGGATATTACTATTGATCAGATAGTGATACCAAAAGAGGAGAATACTCCCGGAGATTTTATGAACAGGTTTGCAAAGGGAGGAAGGCTGGAAAGAATTCTCAAAGATGTGCCTGACGATGTAAAAGAGGACGTTAAACAGGATATTCTGAAAGAGTTACAGTCAAATGAGAAAATGCAATTGAACCATGAACATCATGTTTCATTGTTTACGATTGCAGCCAAACCCCAGAAATGA
- a CDS encoding class I SAM-dependent methyltransferase: MDDIHQKNTQYWRNYWDEITSKTIRYGPMNATFWDSMSKRFVRNRTPERESDRFNGFFNLIKTTGLDIDGAYVLDIGAGTGSLSIPLAKMGAKVTSLDFSEGMLNNLKQRAETENVKIDNIIQRSWDEVDLDAEGFREKFDLVIASMTPAVHNPQTFDRMMGASKKLCYYSGWVNRRWDNAYYDLYRELFNSEFQTGNHGIYIPFMYLYLQGYHPEIILKKDTWRNESTVDEMADTIASHFYSTSTIEPDIKSKIKGYLIHNGENGKYCETSCSTSAMMVWDKLKK; this comes from the coding sequence ATGGATGATATACACCAAAAAAATACCCAGTACTGGAGAAATTACTGGGATGAGATAACTTCGAAGACTATTCGATACGGCCCAATGAATGCAACATTCTGGGATTCTATGTCAAAGCGGTTTGTCAGAAATAGAACTCCGGAAAGAGAGTCTGATCGTTTTAATGGATTCTTCAACCTGATTAAAACAACCGGACTGGATATTGATGGTGCATATGTTCTTGATATTGGGGCAGGAACTGGTTCCCTTTCAATACCTCTTGCAAAAATGGGTGCTAAGGTTACCTCACTTGACTTTTCTGAAGGGATGCTCAATAATCTCAAACAGCGTGCTGAAACAGAGAATGTTAAAATTGATAATATAATTCAGAGATCATGGGATGAGGTGGACCTTGATGCAGAGGGTTTTAGAGAGAAGTTTGATCTTGTCATTGCCTCTATGACCCCGGCTGTACATAATCCACAGACATTTGATCGTATGATGGGAGCCTCAAAAAAGCTCTGTTATTATAGTGGCTGGGTAAATAGAAGATGGGACAATGCGTATTATGATCTCTACCGGGAACTGTTTAATTCAGAGTTTCAGACAGGTAATCATGGTATATACATTCCATTCATGTACCTGTACCTCCAGGGGTATCATCCTGAGATCATACTAAAGAAAGATACATGGAGAAATGAATCAACGGTTGATGAAATGGCTGATACCATTGCATCTCATTTTTATAGCACCAGTACAATTGAACCTGACATAAAAAGTAAAATCAAGGGTTATCTGATTCACAACGGAGAGAATGGGAAGTACTGCGAAACATCCTGTTCCACATCAGCTATGATGGTCTGGGATAAGTTAAAAAAATAA